One region of Theileria equi strain WA chromosome 4 map unlocalized gcontig_1105316255039, whole genome shotgun sequence genomic DNA includes:
- a CDS encoding ferrodoxin reductase-like protein, putative (encoded by transcript BEWA_053120A), with amino-acid sequence MRLIGRRFFATLRLSPALASRRTQYLSSSYLSGRGKAGSYSSQAFGISASLTFAYACYSSLKSQSFCDGFEKVELGKLVDFQDGESYEVKIRGGKDMVLVSKVRGKLYCTGYACPHSAAAFINGGLTDECLVCPWHNAKFSIEDGTCLNGPCFTGLPTYKVLEEDGKLYAFLPPYPLPASVEMPKEKLSERDSRVFVICGGGAAAHSAAETLRSKGFTGRVLIYSDEVHLPYYRPHLTKSFHESYDKVPTDQALRPLSFYKDNKIEFYGGKAVKTIDTKNNLITLDDGTTVKYDKVLVATGSLSVKLPMTNGMTLTNHFTVRTVDDMKHLAASVKPDQDVVIVGANFIGCELASALKPSGAKLTVLTNMETPMENIIGKRAGSVIGKLLTDNGVKFLPHAAVKEYKIKGSKITDVVLGDGTVLKADCVVEGVGAKVDASLLPTAQLAKNGTIRVDESFRCLGCPDNVFAAGDVVSYPYHLNGDEISIKHWNVALQHGRVAASNMLDKPAKMTMVPFFWSNFFKKGFRFAGVVDGTEEILHEGDVDNLKFVTYYIKDKNIVAMMTMGMDKVGAAMTEAFDKKCLPSYAALKMGAANSQHILDCMHKLRS; translated from the exons ATGAGACTCATAGGAAGGCGTTTTTTTGCAACTTTGAGGCTTTCTCCGGCACTCGCAAGTAGAAGAACACAATACCTATCTTCTTCCTATTTAAGTGGAAGAGGAAAGGCAGGTTCATATTCTTCTCAAGCTTTTGGTATATCAGCTTCGTTAACCTTTGCATACGCTTGCTATTCATCGCTAAAATCTCAAAGTTTCTGTGACGGCTTCGAAAAGGTTGAATTGGGTAAACTAGTCGACTTCCAGGATGGAGAATCCTATGAAGTGAAGATTCGTGGAG GCAAGGACATGGTCCTGGTTTCCAAGGTAAGGGGGAAGTTGTACTGCACTGGATACGCTTGTCCACATTCTGCCGCTGCATTTATTAACGGTGGCCTCACAGATGAGTGCCTAGTTTGCCCCTGGCATAATGCCAAATTCAGCATCGAAGACGGTACTTGTCTTAATGGCCCATGCTTTACTGGACTGCCTACATACAAGGttcttgaagaagatggaaaGTTGTACGCATTCTTGCCTCCTTATCCCCTTCCAGCTTCAGTGGAAATGCCAAAAGAGAAACTATCCGAGCGTGATTCTCGTGTTTTCGTAATATGCGGAGGTGGTGCCGCTGCGCATTCTGCCGCTGAAACACTGAGATCCAAGGGATTTACAGGGCGAGTATTGATCTATAGCGATGAAGTCCATCTTCCATACTACCGTCCACATTTGACAAAGTCTTTCCACGAATCGTATGACAAGGTTCCAACCGATCAAGCTTTGCGCCCACTCAGTTTTTACAAGGATAACAAAATTGAGTTTTACGGAGGTAAAGCTGTAAAAACCATAGATACCAAGAATAACCTTATCACTTTGGATGATGGTACAACCGTTAAATACGACAAAGTTCTCGTGGCTACCGGATCACTCTCTGTAAAGTTGCCAATGACTAATGGTATGACTTTGACCAATCACTTTACTGTGAGGACTGTTGATGATATGAAGCATTTGGCTGCTTCCGTTAAGCCAGACCAAGATGTCGTTATAGTTGGTGCTAATTTCATTGGCTGTGAGTTGGCTTCAGCTCTCAAGCCTTCAGGTGCTAAACTTACCGTTTTGACTAATATGGAAACACCTATGGAAAACATTATTGGAAAGCGCGCTGGTTCTGTCATAGGAAAATTACTTACAGACAACGGTGTCAAGTTTTTACCACATGCAGCCGTTAAGGAATACAAAATCAAGGGGAGCAAGATCACTGATGTAGTCTTGGGTGATGGAACTGTTCTAAAGGCTGATTGCGTCGTCGAGGGTGTTGGTGCTAAGGTGGACGCAAGTTTGCTTCCGACTGCTCAATTGGCTAAAAATGGAACCATTAGGGTAGATGAATCTTTCAGGTGTTTGGGTTGCCCAGATAATGTGTTTGCCGCTGGCGATGTTGTTTCCTATCCTTACCATCTTAACG GTGATGAGATATCAATTAAGCACTGGAATGTAGCTTTGCAACATGGAAGAGTGGCAGCAAGCAATATGCTTGACAAACCTGCTAAGATGACCATGGTTCCATTCTTCTGGTCCAATTTCTTCAAGAAGGGATTCAG ATTTGCTGGTGTTGTCGATGGTACTGAAGAGATTCTCCATGAGGGTGACGTAGATAACCTAAAGTTTGTCACATACTACATAAAGGACAAAAAC ATTGTTGCTATGATGACAATGGGAATGGATAAGGTCGGTGCCGCAATGACAGAGGCTTTCGACAAGAAGTGCCTTCCTTCCTATGCTGCTCTCAAGATGGGCGCCGCAAACTCTCAGCACATACTAGACTGTATGCACAAGTTACGTTCTTAG